The following proteins are co-located in the Hemiscyllium ocellatum isolate sHemOce1 chromosome 47, sHemOce1.pat.X.cur, whole genome shotgun sequence genome:
- the LOC132836627 gene encoding dapper 1-like, whose translation MDVQPKYQCDLITRDGLDLFPYPSPLHAMAVQSPLLCPQMLRANSEEKPLSPTSYLSSYKLDDDGEMFFGSQGDLPPGLEALHSKRLENYIAGLVHKRVYPVRPSKPRTSFSTEAMKGLMRQSSMCQRSTEAANPPGAGCDQAWPSSERKNIPSSHSFDGSLPSPKYRPQWTSSREHLSVKKNIPSCQSVDSFAAAIQQQKSVDEGQNSQQSLRKPIRLMANTPPMRPTSLEYHELNYHPATRASPQENYYQNVYELNDRSQAFLDDRHQAFLDNRSQAFLDNRPQAFLDDRSQAFLDERRQAFMSARSESSELRSPPFDKPPGSEVSGGRRSPGADDGGYQMVSAQYIPAQQSYKAHASSHGGKAKGPPLSKGRSVDASPEAGAPPGFREKGKASSKKCRFSEESEPAKRSGRRPSPRGKKTCRSQSENSLLNRHGVPCIKYNTVERDEVTGARPTRSRRHPNGYHRRWRSTAEISRDEGSALPPSCEPYPQADGRRRPRRPGARVYAANCFGDSESSLSEAQSPGLSSCSSDTDEEEEGEEEEAAGLVWPQQLSPQATGRESGPPKAFVKIKASHALKKKILRFRTGSLKVMTTV comes from the exons TACCAGTGCGACCTGATCACCCGCGACGGCCTGGACCTCTTCCCGTACCCGAGCCCCCTGCACGCCATGGCTGTGCAGAGTCCGCTGCTGTGCCCCCAGATGCTGAGGGCCAACAGCGAGGAGAAGCCCCTCTCGCCCACCTCCTACCTGAGCAGCTACAAGCTGGACGACGATGGCGAGATGTTCTTCGGCTCCCAGGGCGACCTGCCCCCGGGCCTGGAGGCCCTGCACTCGAAGAGGCTGGAGAACTACATCGCGGGCCTGGTCCACAAACGCGTCTACCCAGTTCGGCCCAGCAAGCCAAGGACTAGCTTCAGCACAGAGGCCATGAAAGGCCTCATGAGGCAGAGCAGCATGTGCCAGAGGAGCACGGAGGCTGCCAATCCCCCCGGCGCAGGCTGCGATCAGGCCTGGCCTTCGTCCGAGCGCAAGAATATCCCGAGCTCCCACAGCTTTGACGGGAGCCTGCCGTCGCCCAAGTACAGGCCTCAGTGGACCTCCAGCAGGGAGCACCTGTCCGTCAAGAAAAACATCCCCTCGTGCCAATCCGTGGACAGCTTCGCCGCTGCTATCCAGCAGCAAAAGAGCGTGGACGAGGGCCAGAATTCACAGCAGAGCCTGAGGAAGCCGATCCGGCTCATGGCCAACACGCCTCCCATGAGGCCCACCTCCCTCGAGTATCATGAGCTGAATTATCATCCGGCCACCAGGGCTTCCCCTCAGGAGAACTACTACCAGAATGTGTACGAGCTGAACGACAGGTCTCAGGCTTTCCTTGATGACAGGCATCAGGCCTTCCTCGACAACAGGTCTCAGGCCTTCCTCGACAACAGGCCTCAGGCCTTCCTCGATGACAGGTCTCAGGCCTTCCTCGATGAGAGGCGTCAGGCCTTCATGTCTGCTAGGTCCGAGTCCTCAGAGCTCCGTTCACCGCCCTTTGACAAACCGCCGGGGTCGGAGGTCAGCGGGGGCCGGAGGTCGCCCGGGGCAGACGACGGCGGGTACCAGATGGTCAGTGCGCAGTACATCCCGGCTCAGCAATCGTACAAAGCCCATGCCTCCAGCCACGGCGGTAAGGCCAAGGGACCACCGCTGAGCAAAGGGCGCTCCGTCGATGCCTCGCCTGAGGCTGGGGCGCCCCCTGGCTTCCGGGAGAAGGGCAAGGCCTCGAGCAAGAAGTGCCGTTTCAGTGAGGAGAGCGAGCCAGCCAAGAGGAGTGGGCGGAGGCCCTCCCCCAGGGGCAAAAAGACCTGCcgctcccagtcagagaacagcCTCCTGAACCGACATGGGGTGCCCTGCATCAAGTACAACACCGTGGAGCGGGACGAGGTGACGGGAGCCAGGCCGACACGCTCCAGGCGGCATCCCAACGGCTATCACCGGCGGTGGAGGTCGACAGCGGAGATCTCCCGGGATGAGGGGTCAGCCCTGCCCCCCAGCTGTGAGCCCTACCCCCAGGCCGACGGGCGGAGAAGGCCCAGGAG acCCGGTGCCCGGGTCTACGCCGCCAACTGCTTCGGGGACAGCGAGTCGAGTCTGAGCGAGGCCCAGTCGCCAGGCCTCAGCAGCTGCTCCAGCGATACGgacgaggaggaggagggggaggaggaggaggccgcGGGCCTTGTCTGGCCCCAGCAGCTGAGCCCACAGGCGACAGGCCGTGAGTCTGGGCCACCCAAGGCCTTCGTGAAGATCAAAGCCTCGCACGCCCTGAAGAAGAAGATCCTCCGCTTTCGGACGGGCTCCCTCAAGGTGATGACCACCGTGTGA